From one Dama dama isolate Ldn47 chromosome 4, ASM3311817v1, whole genome shotgun sequence genomic stretch:
- the C4H19orf33 gene encoding immortalization up-regulated protein, giving the protein MEFDLSAAVESTSKKPQGAGKVGDPKHSPPKVQGGSADNLKHHHGHGHGQGSASDSSSSSSDSENEVKPGSEPHKSAPGKVKKPKVKKEKKKKEEGKKKASH; this is encoded by the exons ATGGAGTTCGACCTGTCGGCAG CCGTGGAGTCCACCTCCAAGAAGCCCCAGGGGGCAGGCAAGGTGGGAGACCCCAAGCACAGCCCCCCCAAAGTTCAGGGCGGGTCCGCTGATAACCTAAAG CATCACCACGGCCATGGCCACGGCCAAGGGAGCGCCTCAGATTCCAGCAGCAGCTCCAGTGATTCGGAAAATGAGGTGAAG CCCGGCTCGGAGCCGCACAAGAGCGCCCCGGGCAAGGTCAAGAAGCCCaaggtgaaaaaagagaagaaaaagaaggaagaagggaagaagaagGCTTCCCATTGA